One Oncorhynchus kisutch isolate 150728-3 linkage group LG11, Okis_V2, whole genome shotgun sequence genomic region harbors:
- the LOC109899088 gene encoding transcription factor LBX1-like, with protein sequence MTSKEPTVMEDRRRSALNQLPPPANSSKPLTPFSIEDILNKPSVKRSYSSCGTAHMLSCSEKLSSSGHSLCSRAFFTQTSPLCALEELASKTFKGLEVSVLQAAEGRDGTTLFGSRNNPKKRRKSRTAFTNHQIYELEKRFLYQKYLSPADRDQIAQQLGLTNAQVITWFQNRRAKLKRDLEEMKADVESAKAVGTVSFEKMAKLAELEKCAANGALGPNRAESPSLLNHEHDTSNKLLLSSPSSPYTDHASSKGCSDDEEIDVDD encoded by the exons ATGACCTCCAAAGAGCCTACGGTTATGGAGGACCGGAGACGCAGTGCGCTGAACCAGCTCCCGCCGCCGGCCAACTCCAGCAAGCCCCTGACTCCGTTCAGTATAGAGGACATCCTGAACAAGCCCTCGGTGAAGAGAAGTTACTCCAGCTGCGGGACGGCGCACATGCTTTCCTGCAGCGAGAAGCTGTCTTCTTCGGGTCACAGTCTGTGCAGCCGTGCCTTTTTCACCCAAACCTCCCCACTCTGCGCTCTGGAGGAGCTAGCCAGCAAAACCTTCAAAGGCCTCGAAGTCAGTGTTCTTCAAGCGGCAGAGG GGCGAGACGGCACGACACTATTCGGTTCGCGGAATAACCCCAAGAAGCGCCGGAAGTCTCGCACGGCCTTCACCAACCACCAGATCTACGAGTTGGAGAAGCGATTCTTGTACCAGAAGTACCTGAGTCCAGCTGACCGTGACCAGATAGCACAGCAGCTCGGCCTCACCAATGCACAGGTCATCACCTGGTTCCAAAACCGGCGCGCTAAACTCAAACGCGACCTGGAGGAGATGAAGGCGGACGTGGAGTCGGCCAAAGCCGTGGGCACAGTGTCTTTCGAGAAAATGGCCAAACTAGCCGAGCTGGAGAAATGCGCAGCTAACGGCGCGCTGGGCCCTAACAGAGCCGAGTCACCTTCGCTATTGAACCATGAGCATGACACATCTAACAAACTATTATTGTCCTCGCCTTCATCGCCATATACAGACCATGCTAGCAGTAAGGGCTGCTCCGACGATGAGGAGATTGACGTGGATGACTGA